The Apibacter raozihei DNA segment CATCTGTGTAATCAATAATTGTATATGTACCTTTTTCTGTACCTTCTTCAATGTCTATTCCATACGGTTTTCCATCATAGTCTAAATAAAAATAAAATGCTGATTTCGGTTTTATCCAATAACCCTGTTCAAAATAATTTATTACATCTTCTGTAGTTATTGGAGTATAAATATACGGGATATCATTGATTAATTCTAATAATGCTGTGGTGATGTCTTCCCCCTTTTCTAAATCAATCAATTCTTCTTCCGATTCATACTTTTTCTTATTTATATATAAATGATTATTCATAAAAAAATAAGAAATATTTCCTTTTTTCAATTCTTCTTGTTTTGTTATTTCGTTAAATTCTTCATATTGATTATCAACCACTACCAAAAACTGTTCTTTAAAATCTAAAAATTCTATTTTCCTTCCTGAAGGAGAATAAGCGATCCTGACTTTACCTTTTCCGAAGCTGTCAAAATAGTATCCGTTTTTTAAATTAGATACTGTTATAATTTCTCCATAATGTATTGCAGCAAATAACATAGTAAAATTTTTTTCTTTACTTTCTTTTAAAGAAGTAGCCAACATTACTCTTGCTCCTTTCCATGAAAGAAGATTGGGGTATAGTAAGCTTCCCGTCCATATTTTATTATCTTTAAAAATATTTTTCTTATATAATACCCTGGTGTCCATTCCTATGTCTCTTCCTTCTATTATTCCTTCAAAAAAATCATTATATAATTGATAAGCAAGTTTCCCATTTTCGTAATAATCAAAGATTAGATAGCTATTGTACGAAATATTGTAATTTCTAAAAAAACTTGAATACGGTTTTCCATCCTTATACTCTCCATATAATCCGTGAGGAAATTTATTCTCTATATATTTTTTATTATCATCATCATAAACTTTTTCATCTATATACACTCCAGTCCATTTTCTAACCATCAGTTCTCCTTCTTTATAGCAATCTATACAGTCAACATTAAATATTGAAAGCGTATCATTTTTTACACAATTATACTGCTGTGCATTTTGAGTTTGAGAAAATGTTAAATTTAGTATGAACAAATATACAAGGCTAAAGAAAGTTTTCATTTTGCTATCCATAATTAAGTTTGTTATAAAGGTGTAAGTTATGTAATCTTCTTCTTACATTCATGTGGTTAAAATAATAATTACAATATTAGTATAATAATCATTTCCCAAAGTTTCATGAAAATGAAGACATGAAAAATTTAGTAGTTCCTAAAGTTACAAACAAGTCTTTGGTTTATTGCTTTAAAAAAAGTATCCTTACTAGTAATAATCTTTTTGTTTATTACTAGCTAGATTACTATGATGCCTTTTCTTAAAAACTTAGTATTTTATTTTTTTATTCTTTTTTTGGTATTTTCTTGCAAATCTTCGCAAGAAGATTTAATAAAAAGAATACCTGATCCTAAAACATTAAATGAATCTTATGTAAGTGATCCTGATAATATCTTAGATCCTTCTACTGTTAATTCATTAAACTCCAGATTAAGGGAACTGGATCTATCCGGAAAAGCTCATATTGATGTGGTTTTGATTAACTCTATTGGAGATCAGGTTCCTAAAGATATTGCCTATAAGCTTTTTAATACTTGGAAAATCGGACGTGAGGATACAAATAACGGATTACTTATTTTTTTGGTATTAGACCAGAGAAGAGTAGAGTTTGAAACCGGATTAGGTTTGGAATCGGTTCTTACAGACATGATTTGCGGAAGCATTCAACGAACCTACATGATTCCTTATCTAAAACAAGAGAATTATGACCAAGCTATTTTAGCAGCCGTATCTCAAATAATAGAAGTTTTAGATACCGAAAATTATAACTTTGATGTTGACGATATTTATAAAAATTATAGCGAATATTACTTAGAGGATTCACCAGAAGCGGACAATCAGTATAATTATGATCAAAAAGAAACCTTAATTAAGTTGCCAAAAAGACATAGTTATTCTTTTAGTGATTTTATTTCCAATCATGTTTCTTTTTTATCTTTATTTATCACTGCCTTATTAGTAATTATTATCATATTCAATAGCCTTAAAGATAACGAAAGTTGTTTAAATTCTTTAGTTGCGTTGTCGGGTATTTTACTTTCTTTATTCACTTTATATATGTTAATTTTATATGTTATTTCAGCCTCACATAATTTAGTAGATTTAATTTATTTTTTTCTGATTTTCTATCTTATCATAAGTATTTTGTTTCATATAAAATACATTATAATGTTTTTTAAAATCCCAGAACAAAGTAGATATGATAAGTATTGTTATTTAGATAAATATAAAAGAGGGCTAAAAAAATGTATTTATTATTTTCCTGTTTCTTTTATGTATTTTTTATATATAAAAGTTTGTCATGACATGAAAAAATATCGTTATGAACCGTATAGATGTGATAAATGTCACAAACCTATGGTACTAGAAAAAGAAAGAAATTTATCCGAAGGAGAATTGTTAGAAGAAGAGTTAAAATCTGTAGAGCATGATGTATGGCTTTGTAATTCATGCAATTTAGAAACAATAATTAAATATCCTAACATTCATTCAAAAGTTAAAGAATGTAAAAAATGTCATTTGATTACAGCAGTATTTGAAAACAAAATGGTAGTTAAACATGCTTCGACAAGCTCCTCTGGCTGGGGGTATGAAATACATATATGCAAATTTTGTCATGCTGAGAATAGAAAAAAATATATTATCCCCGAAATATCTGATAGTTCTACTTCTTCAGGATCTTATAGTGGTGGGGGGCGTTCGTCGTCCTCATCTTCTTCCAGTAGTGGGGGGCGTTCCGGAGGAGGTGGTGCCGGAAGTAGCTGGTAAAAATTCATCATAAATCAACTATCGCTACTATAAAGTAACCTGAAATTTACTAACAAAATAGTAGTGGTATATAAAATAATAACTTTGAATTAAAGAATAACTATATGAAATTATAAATTTTATGAATGTTTATGATTTTAATTAACAATCAGTAAAAAATCCTGTGCGCATATTGAAATCAAAGATGGAAAAATTATATATTTTGAAAATATAAATTTATTTTATCTTGACAATAAATGGAATATTAAAAAACAACTCGCAAAAACAGAAAATTTTATTTAGATCTATTGAACAAAGTCGATACATTCTCAGTTTATAATACGTACAAAAAAATAATATCCTGAATTTAATTTATAAATTCAGGATATTAGCTTTATAATATATTTAATGCTTAACTCGATAAATCGTTTATAGGTACAGCATAGAAGTAATTTTCACGAAATACCCCTACCCATGTGTTAGAGGTTGTGATAGCTCCTCCGGCTGCAAACTCACATAACTCAAATGCCAGGTAGATTCTTTTGGTATCTTTCCCAGCATCAGTAGCAGTTACAGTAACAATAATTGTTCCTGAAGCAAATGCGAAACAATTGTCTCCCGTTACCACAGTACCAGTAGTAGTAGACACTAAGGCTCTCTCATAAGCACTTGACGGCACCTGCATGGTAAAACCATTATGAGTTAATCCTGCTAAGGTTGTGTTATTAGGGTTTGAATTGTCAGTTAATGTAAATCGAATCCATCCTCCACTGGAAGCTGTCGTTGCATTTTTACCCGTAGTAATTAATTGTCCTATGTTAACAGCCCATATTCCAACAGGTAAATCCATATAAGTATCATTCAGAACCCCATAGCTTTTAACAGCTCTTGATGTGGTACTTTTCACCTTACCGATAATTGTATTTTTGGTAGCATTTACTGTTTTCCACATCGCCAATCCATTAGCATC contains these protein-coding regions:
- a CDS encoding TPM domain-containing protein, giving the protein MMPFLKNLVFYFFILFLVFSCKSSQEDLIKRIPDPKTLNESYVSDPDNILDPSTVNSLNSRLRELDLSGKAHIDVVLINSIGDQVPKDIAYKLFNTWKIGREDTNNGLLIFLVLDQRRVEFETGLGLESVLTDMICGSIQRTYMIPYLKQENYDQAILAAVSQIIEVLDTENYNFDVDDIYKNYSEYYLEDSPEADNQYNYDQKETLIKLPKRHSYSFSDFISNHVSFLSLFITALLVIIIIFNSLKDNESCLNSLVALSGILLSLFTLYMLILYVISASHNLVDLIYFFLIFYLIISILFHIKYIIMFFKIPEQSRYDKYCYLDKYKRGLKKCIYYFPVSFMYFLYIKVCHDMKKYRYEPYRCDKCHKPMVLEKERNLSEGELLEEELKSVEHDVWLCNSCNLETIIKYPNIHSKVKECKKCHLITAVFENKMVVKHASTSSSGWGYEIHICKFCHAENRKKYIIPEISDSSTSSGSYSGGGRSSSSSSSSSGGRSGGGGAGSSW